The following proteins are encoded in a genomic region of Alosa alosa isolate M-15738 ecotype Scorff River chromosome 10, AALO_Geno_1.1, whole genome shotgun sequence:
- the si:dkey-197j19.6 gene encoding proline-rich protein LAS17, with amino-acid sequence MSRSGLRGFSTYLSTRENGLLVSLIGADCSVLASAVVQLVLVSPAHKGQRLAWKVHACGVACLEQDRNVHSAFIRLYCVKKAKLLWEQEVYTPFKYSAPHPYFHSFPGDDCNAGLNFADEEEAEKFLSAVQTYVDSFITRPQVQIRTQSLDSTSGRLLWENRNKSQLNSPTDHMPAPASPQRRIVFTLPPDVTTRTHSVEHVLSKPSTHPPHTLSKPRRESLPLAIRKGPLPSVPVRAKEASVGIRNKRSENAQSSAPGSSLPLPQWVPPPPSHQAPRAPCYSLLLSKDTGHRALTGRDAFSMVKHFDKE; translated from the exons ATGTCAAGGTCTGGATTAAGGGGGTTTAGCACATATTTGTCAACCAGAGAAAATGGCCTCCTCGTCAGCTTAATTGGAGCAGACTGCAGT GTACTGGCATCTGCAGTAGTCCAGCTTGTATTGGTCAGCCCTGCTCATAAAGGTCAAAGGTTAGCATGGAAGGTCCATGCCTGCGGGGTTGCATGTTTAGAGCAGGATCGAAATGTGCACTCTGCATTCATACGCCTTTACTGTGTCAAG AAAGCTAAATTGCTATGGGAACAGGAGGTCTACACCCCTTTTAAGTACTCAGCACCACATCCGTATTTCCACAGTTTCCCGGGAGAC GACTGCAATGCTGGATTGAACTTTGCagatgaggaggaggctgaAAAGTTCCTGTCTGCTGTACAAACATATGTCGACAGCTTTATAA CTCGGCCTCAGGTGCAGATAAGGACCCAGAGTCTGGACTCCACATCTGGACGACTTCTGTGGGAGAACAGGAACAAAAGTCAGCTGAATTCACCAACAGACCACAT GCCAGCACCTGCTTCACCACAGAGGAGAATCGTGTTCACTCTCCCTCCAGATGTCACAACAAGAACACATTCTGTGGAACATGTTCTGTCTAAACCCTccacacaccctccacacacccTTTCCAAACCCAGGAGAGAGTCTTTGCCCTTGGCAATAAGGAAAGGCCCGCTACCCTCTGTGCCAGTCCGTGCCAAAGAAGCCTCTGTGGGCATTAGGAACAAAAGAAGTGAAAATGCTCAGAGCTCAGCCCCGGGGAGCTCTCTGCCCTTGCCACAATGGGtgccacccccaccctctcacCAGGCACCTAGGGCCCCATGTTATAGCCTGCTGCTCAGCAAGGACACCGGTCACAGGGCCCTCACTGGAAGGGATGCTTTCTCCATGGTGAAGCATTTTGACAAGGAATGA